In Candidatus Palauibacter soopunensis, the genomic stretch ACTGGATATGAAGGCGACGAGCCTGGAGTCCTCTTCGTCCACGGTGCCGGTGCCCGCGAGGGGACGCCACGGCCGGCCGAGGAAGCGGCCCAAGGCGCGGAAGCCCCCGAAGACGGACATGCGGCGCCCGGTCCCGCGCAGGTAGCGCCGGGCGACGAACCGCTCGAAGCGGCCCCGCCCTCCGCTCACGAGCGTCCCTCCTCAGGACGGAGGATGGGAAAGAGGACGACGTCGCGGATCGAAGTCTGTCCCGTCATCAGCATGACGAGGCGGTCGACCCCGAGCCCGAACCCGCCCGTGGGAGGCAGCCCGTATTCCAGCGCCCGCACGTAGTCCTCATCGATCTCCATCGCCTCCTGGTCCCCCGCCTCCCTCAGCCGTTGCTGCGCCGCGAACCGGTTCCACTGGTCCGCCGGGTCGTTGAGTTCGCTGAATGCGTTCACGAGTTCGAAGCCGCACGCGATGACCTCGAATCGCTCCGCGAACTCCGGCTCGCCCCGCTTCGGTTTCGCGAGCGGGCTCATGTCGATCGGGTGACCGTACACGAAGACCGGGTCCGTGATCCGGCCTTCTACCAGGTCCGAGAACAGGGCGTCCAGCATCTGCACGCGGGAGAGTTCGTCCGCATCGGTGCGCCCGGTCTCCCTTGCCAGGGCGCGAAGGTCCTCGTCCTCCGCCTTCCGCGGATCGAGTCCGGTGGCCTCCGCGAACGCCTCATCCCAGCGGATCCGGGTCCAGGGCGCGGCGAGGTCGACGACCGCCCCATCGTACTCGAAGCGCGTCGTCCCCATCACTTCGCGCGCGACGTCGCCGATCATCGTCTCGGTGAGGCTCATCACGTCCTCGTAGTCGGCGAACGCGAAGTACAGCTCGAGCATCGTGAACTCGGGGTTGTGCGTGCGGTCGATCCCCTCGTTGCGGAAGTCGTGTCCGATCTCGTACACCCGGTCGAGATTCCCGACGATGAGCCGCTTCAGGTAAAGTTCATCCGCGATCCGCAGGAACATCTTCCGGTCGAGCCGGTGGTGGTGCGTGGAGAACGGCCGCGCGAGGGCGCCCCCGTAGAGCGGCTGCAGGATCGGAGTCTCCACTTCGAGGAAGCCGCGCGCGTCGAGCCAGCGGCGGAGCTCCGTGACGACCCTGCCCCGGATCCGGAACACCTCGCGGACCTCCGGGTTCACCGCCAGGTCCGCATACCGCTGCCGGTAGCGCGAGGCCTGATCACTGAATCCGCTGTGCACGACGCGCCGCCCATCCTCGGCGACCTCCTCCTTCCCGAACGGGAGCGGACGGAGCGTCTTGGTCAGGAGGACGAGGGACTCCGCGCGAACCGTGACCTCGCCGCGCCGGGTCCGAAAGACGGTCCCCTCGACCCCGACCCAGTCCCCGAGGTCGAGCAGATCCACGAGCGCCGAACCCTCGTCGCCCAGGAGGTTGCGCCGCAGATGGATCTGCAGCCGCCCGTCGCGGTCGCCGATGTGCGCGAAGGCGCTCCCTCCCAGATCGCGGTAGGAGAGGATGCGGCCGGCAACCCGGACACCTTCGAGTTCGGGAGGATCCCCGCCGTCCGTTGCCGCTTGAGCCGCGGCCTCCGCCTCCTCGAACGCCGCGAAGGCCTCGCGCAGTTCGTGGGAACGGTCGAAGGCGCGGCCGTAGGGGTCGACGCCGAGTTCGCGCAGCCGGGCAAGTTTCGCGAAGCGGTCCCTTACGGGCTTCGGCCGCTCCTCCGACCCGTACCAGCAGGAGGTACAGATGCCGTCCCGGAGTCCCGGGGGTTCGGAGCCGCAGGAAGGACAGTTCATGCGCCCGTCCTGCCGGATTCCTGGAGAAACGCCTGGATGAACCCGTCGATCTCGCCGTCCAGCACGGCGTCGACGTTGCCGACCTCGAGATTCGTCCGGTGGTCCTTGACCATCTTGTAGGGCTGCAGGACGTAGGACCGGATCTGTCGCCCCCACTCGATCCGCGTCTTGGCCCCCTCCAGTTCGGCCCGGCGCGCCTCCCGTTCCTCGACGGCCCGCTGGTAGAGGGCGGCCTGCAGCATCTTCATCGCCTTGGACTTGTTCTTGTGCTGGCTGCGCTCCTGCTGGCACGAGACGACGATGCCCGTCGGGAGGTGCGTGATCCGCACCGCGGAGTCCGTCTTGTTCACGTGCTGGCCGCCCGCCCCGGAC encodes the following:
- the lysS gene encoding lysine--tRNA ligase encodes the protein MNCPSCGSEPPGLRDGICTSCWYGSEERPKPVRDRFAKLARLRELGVDPYGRAFDRSHELREAFAAFEEAEAAAQAATDGGDPPELEGVRVAGRILSYRDLGGSAFAHIGDRDGRLQIHLRRNLLGDEGSALVDLLDLGDWVGVEGTVFRTRRGEVTVRAESLVLLTKTLRPLPFGKEEVAEDGRRVVHSGFSDQASRYRQRYADLAVNPEVREVFRIRGRVVTELRRWLDARGFLEVETPILQPLYGGALARPFSTHHHRLDRKMFLRIADELYLKRLIVGNLDRVYEIGHDFRNEGIDRTHNPEFTMLELYFAFADYEDVMSLTETMIGDVAREVMGTTRFEYDGAVVDLAAPWTRIRWDEAFAEATGLDPRKAEDEDLRALARETGRTDADELSRVQMLDALFSDLVEGRITDPVFVYGHPIDMSPLAKPKRGEPEFAERFEVIACGFELVNAFSELNDPADQWNRFAAQQRLREAGDQEAMEIDEDYVRALEYGLPPTGGFGLGVDRLVMLMTGQTSIRDVVLFPILRPEEGRS